Proteins co-encoded in one Planctomycetaceae bacterium genomic window:
- the dxs gene encoding 1-deoxy-D-xylulose-5-phosphate synthase produces MAFEILSQLRSPRDLASLDDSQLDQLADEIREALLSIVADRAAHFASNLGVVELCIALHRVFDFSKDRLIWDTGHQIYPHKLITGRFAEFTSIRRRGGLMGYPNPQESDYDLFVTGHAGASVSTVLGMKAADDLLSEDNRRSVAVIGDGALPSGIVFEAMNNAAGLNKDLLVILNDNKMGICPRVGGVASYLDKARVAPFYNGLKRDVSWLLNKVPVVGEPMEHMLGQFRDALKTFLHGGMLFEEMGFRYIGPVDGHDMQSLQRYLTMVKDVRGPVLLHVFTEKGHGFEPACEDPVRFHTPAPFQRDEHNEIVPVEKDKSVAYTNVVSDAIHAAMSQDEKVCVLTAAMCAGNKLDRIRSEFPDRFFDTGICESHAVAFAAGMAKSGMRPIVDIYSTFLQRSFDQIFQEVALQNLPVTFCMDRAGLCGPDGPTHHGVFDNSYMRVFPNMVVMAPGDQRDVQPMLDFALGHPSPVSIRYPKANVESVERDIAAVELGRSEVLSWGDDGNILALGTLLPRAVEAAERLRAEGLDVGVVNARFVKPIDEEVVSKAVKSGFVITIEENAVAGGFGSAVLETANRLGERTDRIRVLGIPDEFIEHGDRDELLAELGLDAEGIVQAARALCPAERRADPAAV; encoded by the coding sequence ATGGCATTTGAGATTCTCAGTCAGCTTCGCTCGCCTCGTGATCTGGCTTCTCTGGATGACTCGCAGTTGGATCAGCTTGCCGATGAGATTCGGGAAGCACTGCTGAGTATCGTTGCCGACCGTGCTGCTCACTTTGCCAGCAATCTTGGCGTTGTCGAACTATGCATCGCCCTGCACCGCGTGTTCGATTTTTCGAAGGACCGGCTGATCTGGGACACCGGGCATCAGATCTATCCGCACAAACTTATCACCGGCCGGTTCGCGGAATTCACCAGCATCCGCAGACGCGGCGGACTGATGGGCTACCCGAATCCACAGGAAAGCGACTACGACCTGTTCGTGACGGGACATGCCGGAGCCAGCGTTTCCACAGTGCTGGGCATGAAAGCCGCCGACGACCTGCTGTCTGAAGACAACCGCCGTTCGGTCGCTGTGATCGGCGACGGAGCCCTTCCTTCGGGCATCGTCTTCGAAGCGATGAACAATGCCGCCGGGCTGAATAAGGATCTGCTGGTCATCCTGAACGACAACAAGATGGGCATTTGTCCGCGTGTCGGCGGAGTTGCCAGTTACCTGGACAAAGCCCGGGTCGCTCCGTTCTACAACGGCCTGAAGCGGGATGTGTCGTGGCTGCTGAATAAGGTTCCCGTCGTCGGCGAGCCGATGGAACACATGCTGGGACAATTCCGCGACGCATTGAAGACCTTTCTGCACGGCGGCATGTTGTTTGAAGAAATGGGCTTTCGCTACATCGGCCCGGTCGACGGTCACGACATGCAGTCGCTGCAGCGGTACCTGACAATGGTCAAGGACGTCCGCGGGCCGGTCCTGCTGCACGTGTTTACCGAAAAGGGCCACGGCTTTGAGCCGGCGTGTGAGGACCCGGTCAGGTTTCATACTCCGGCGCCGTTCCAGCGCGACGAACACAACGAAATCGTTCCCGTCGAAAAAGACAAGAGCGTTGCGTACACCAACGTCGTGTCCGACGCGATTCATGCGGCCATGAGTCAGGACGAAAAAGTGTGCGTCCTGACAGCGGCCATGTGTGCCGGCAACAAGCTGGACAGGATTCGCAGCGAGTTCCCCGACCGCTTCTTCGATACCGGCATTTGCGAAAGTCACGCCGTCGCATTCGCCGCGGGAATGGCGAAATCCGGCATGAGACCCATCGTTGATATCTACAGCACCTTTCTGCAGCGCAGCTTCGATCAGATCTTTCAGGAAGTCGCTCTGCAGAACCTGCCGGTGACGTTCTGTATGGACCGCGCCGGCCTGTGCGGACCTGACGGACCGACTCACCACGGTGTCTTCGATAACAGCTACATGCGAGTGTTCCCGAACATGGTCGTGATGGCTCCCGGAGACCAGCGGGACGTTCAGCCGATGCTGGACTTCGCGCTGGGGCATCCATCGCCCGTGTCGATCCGATATCCGAAAGCCAATGTGGAATCCGTGGAACGCGACATCGCTGCGGTGGAACTGGGACGCAGCGAAGTGTTGTCGTGGGGCGACGACGGCAACATCCTGGCTCTGGGAACGCTGCTGCCGCGCGCGGTTGAGGCGGCGGAGCGACTGCGGGCTGAAGGACTGGACGTGGGCGTCGTCAACGCAAGGTTCGTCAAACCGATCGACGAAGAAGTCGTCAGCAAAGCGGTGAAATCCGGCTTCGTGATTACGATCGAAGAAAACGCGGTCGCCGGCGGGTTCGGCAGCGCTGTTCTGGAAACCGCCAATCGCCTGGGGGAACGGACCGACCGAATCCGCGTGTTGGGCATTCCTGACGAATTCATTGAACACGGCGACCGTGACGAACTGCTCGCCGAACTGGGACTCGACGCCGAAGGGATTGTGCAGGCCGCTCGCGCACTGTGCCCCGCCGAACGTCGTGCAGACCCGGCGGCGGTGTAG
- a CDS encoding polyprenyl synthetase family protein, whose translation MTQTFQHDYASLKSRIDGALAEIVVGRDWPNSLAEAVNYSLLANGKRLRPVMTLMASRACGGRFEEAVPAACAVEMIHTYSLIHDDLPAMDNDDLRRGRPTSHVIFGEALAILAGDALLTLAFETLASADLSAEVRADCTVVLAQAAGGAGMAGGQVLDLEAERGCLAPEFPNSPAGACAEPDATAVKPSERAASSQSREARSEDPSSTPDLIHVEHLMQIHKMKTGALITAALELGAAASTAEAGQRAGLIRFGQCIGLAFQITDDLLDVTGSDASLGKQPGRDQELGKLTYPSLIGVEASRIKAAELIDEAHGALDIFTDRAEPLRQLARFIVERDH comes from the coding sequence ATGACCCAGACGTTTCAACACGACTACGCATCGCTGAAGAGCAGGATCGACGGCGCGCTGGCGGAAATCGTCGTCGGTCGGGACTGGCCGAATTCGCTGGCCGAAGCCGTGAATTACAGTCTGCTGGCGAACGGAAAGCGGCTGCGTCCGGTGATGACGCTGATGGCCTCGCGGGCGTGCGGTGGACGTTTCGAAGAAGCGGTCCCCGCAGCGTGTGCCGTCGAAATGATCCACACATATTCGCTGATTCATGACGACCTGCCGGCCATGGACAACGACGATCTGCGGCGCGGCCGGCCGACGAGCCATGTCATTTTCGGGGAGGCTCTGGCGATTTTGGCCGGCGACGCGCTGTTGACTCTGGCGTTCGAAACCCTGGCTTCGGCCGACCTTTCCGCGGAAGTCCGGGCCGATTGCACAGTGGTCCTTGCACAAGCTGCCGGAGGTGCCGGGATGGCGGGCGGGCAGGTACTGGATCTGGAAGCCGAACGCGGGTGCCTGGCACCAGAATTCCCGAATTCTCCTGCCGGGGCCTGTGCGGAACCGGACGCGACTGCGGTTAAGCCTTCAGAAAGGGCGGCAAGTTCGCAGTCGCGGGAAGCCAGGTCGGAAGATCCCTCCAGCACTCCGGATTTGATTCACGTAGAACATCTGATGCAGATCCATAAAATGAAGACCGGTGCTCTGATTACGGCGGCTCTGGAACTGGGAGCTGCCGCATCAACAGCGGAAGCGGGTCAACGGGCCGGGCTGATTCGTTTCGGGCAGTGTATCGGTCTGGCATTTCAGATTACCGATGATCTGTTGGATGTCACCGGCAGCGACGCCAGTCTTGGAAAACAGCCTGGCAGGGATCAGGAACTCGGCAAATTGACGTATCCCTCACTGATCGGTGTCGAAGCCAGCAGGATCAAAGCAGCAGAACTCATCGACGAAGCGCACGGAGCGCTCGATATTTTCACGGACAGAGCCGAACCGCTGCGGCAGCTCGCGCGGTTCATCGTTGAAAGAGATCACTGA